The Oreochromis niloticus isolate F11D_XX linkage group LG2, O_niloticus_UMD_NMBU, whole genome shotgun sequence genome includes a region encoding these proteins:
- the cryba1l1 gene encoding crystallin, beta A1, like 1: MYRTTRSPMIQPLVTSGMGMAPFFKVTVFEQEHFQGKCLEFTSECCNIQECGLDNIRSIRVESGAWVGFEHHDFQGQQFILERGEYPHWDAYSGSISYHVERLMSLRPIYCASHQSSRMLIFEKENFLGRSVEICDDYPSLQAMGWMMPEVGSMHVQCGAFVCYQYPGYRGQQYIMECERHSGDYQHWRNWGSHCQTPQIQSIRRIQH, translated from the exons ATGTACAGAACTACAAGGTCCCCAATGATCCAGCCGCTGGTTACCTCAGGAATGGGCATGGCTCCTTTCTTCAAG GtgactgtgtttgagcaggagcaCTTCCAGGGCAAGTGCCTGGAGTTCACCTCCGAGTGCTGCAACATCCAGGAGTGCGGACTGGACAACATCCGCTCCATCAGGGTGGAGAGCGGAGC CTGGGTGGGTTTCGAGCACCATGACTTCCAGGGCCAGCAGTTCATCCTGGAGAGAGGAGAGTACCCCCACTGGGACGCTTACAGCGGCTCCATCTCCTACCACGTGGAGCGCCTCATGTCTCTGCGCCCCATCTACTGCGCC TCCCACCAGAGCAGTCGCATGCTCATTTTTGAGAAGGAGAACTTCTTGGGCCGCAGCGTGGAGATCTGTGACGACTACCCCTCTCTGCAGGCCATGGGCTGGATGATGCCTGAAGTCGGCTCCATGCACGTGCAGTGTGGCGC CTTTGTCTGCTACCAGTACCCTGGCTACAGAGGCCAGCAGTACATCATGGAGTGTGAGAGACACAGTGGAGACTACCAGCACTGGAGGAACTGGGGCTCTCACTGTCAGACCCCCCAGATCCAGTCCATCAGGCGCATCCAGCACTGA
- the crybb1l1 gene encoding beta-crystallin B1 codes for MSTGDKSKTSSQTDGKAAQSKKSEMGMMSYKMYVFDQENFQGRMIEISNECMNVCEMGMDRVRSLRVECGPFVGFEQMNFCGEMYILEKGEYPRWDSWSNCQKNDYLLSFRPVRMDPEKHKICLYEVGEFKGRKMEIMDDDVPSLFSYGFTDRVGSIIVSCGTFVGYQFPGYRGSQYLLEKGEYRHFNEYGARHPQFQSVRRIRDMQWHQQGCYTMASK; via the exons ATGTCCACTGGAGATAAATCCAAGACTTCCTCCCAGACTGACGGAAAGGCTGCCCAGAGCAAGAAGTCTGAGATGGGAATGATGTCCTACAAG ATGTACGTGTTCGACCAGGAGAACTTCCAGGGTCGCATGATCGAAATCAGCAATGagtgcatgaatgtgtgtgagatGGGCATGGACCGCGTGCGCTCCCTGCGTGTTGAATGTGGACC CTTCGTGGGCTTCGAGCAGATGAACTTCTGCGGTGAGATGTACATCCTGGAGAAGGGAGAGTATCCCCGCTGGGACTCCTGGAGCAACTGCCAGAAGAACGACTACCTGCTGTCCTTCAGGCCCGTCAGAATG GACCCCGAGAAGCACAAGATCTGCCTGTATGAGGTTGGAGAGTTCAAGGGCCGCAAGATGGAGATCATGGACGATGATGTCCCCAGCCTGTTCTCCTATGGCTTCACCGACAGAGTGGGCAGCATCATTGTCAGCTGTGGAAC CTTTGTGGGATACCAGTTCCCTGGATACCGTGGCAGCCAGTACCTGCTGGAGAAGGGCGAATACAGGCACTTCAATGAATATGGCGCCCGCCATCCTCAGTTCCAGTCTGTGAGGCGTATCCGTGACATGCAGTGGCACCAACAGGGCTGCTACACCATGGCCAGCAAGTGA